The window AGGCCATCCAGTTTTTGTGCTCGGCCATTTTTTCCTGCATGCGATGGCCGTACCCGAGAACCGGTTGCGCCTCCACCACATACTCGCCGTCCATTTCCAGCAAAACCCGCAGGACCCCGTGCGTACTGGGATGCTGAGGGCCCATGTTAAGATAGTAATGATTGTCCAGCGGAACATCCTGCGCCGGTACAAGATCAGCCCGATTCCGGTTATTCTCCACGGCAATTTTCATCAGCTCAGTTCCGCCCTTTTCTGGTCTGTTTTAGACTCTGCGGCTTCCGGCGCGGTCCAACTCACTTCGGCCAGATCCTTAAGATCAGCTTCTTTTTTAAGCAACGGCTTGAGATCAACATCCTCCTCGGCCAGAATCAAGGGTTTGAGATAGGGATGACCGACAAAATTGACCCCATAAAAATCCCTGGTTTCCCGCTCGTGCCAATTAGCCCCCTGATAGATATCGGAGATTGTCGGCAAGGAATTATCAGCCGCCACCGGCACTCTGACCAGTAGACGACAAGCCCGCTCATAACTGGCGAACTGATAAATAATCCGCATGGCCGGCTTAACATGCAGTCCGCCGACAAAAACCAGAAACATCTTTTCCTGCAAAAGAATCGCGGCCAATGTCCTTAACTGACCGGCTTCCACTTCGATTTCATAGTGGTAGCCACGCTGATAATAATCGCAGGGGCGAACCTCAAGCGAAAGCTCGCTGCGCAGGGCCCCGATAAGTTTTTCAGTAGCTGGGTGCATCGGATATCTTCCTCTGAGGGAACGGATGACGGACCCCGGTAATCTTCTCCTGAAGTTTGAGAATCCCTTCAAGCAACCCCTCGGGCCGGGGCGGACAACCGGGAACATAGACATCAACCGGAATCAGTTTATCGACCCCTTCGAT is drawn from Pseudomonadota bacterium and contains these coding sequences:
- a CDS encoding NADH-quinone oxidoreductase subunit C; protein product: MSMFPVVRPGPRGCLKGFSNFRRRLPGSVIRSLRGRYPMHPATEKLIGALRSELSLEVRPCDYYQRGYHYEIEVEAGQLRTLAAILLQEKMFLVFVGGLHVKPAMRIIYQFASYERACRLLVRVPVAADNSLPTISDIYQGANWHERETRDFYGVNFVGHPYLKPLILAEEDVDLKPLLKKEADLKDLAEVSWTAPEAAESKTDQKRAELS